Proteins co-encoded in one Paenibacillus antri genomic window:
- the mnmA gene encoding tRNA 2-thiouridine(34) synthase MnmA, which yields MTSNKKSPSETRVVVGMSGGVDSSVTALLLKRQGYDVIGIFMKNWDDTDELGVCTAEEDAEDVRRVCAQIGIPSYTVNFEREYYDKVFQYFLDEYRAGRTPNPDVMCNREIKFGEFLSKAIELGADYVATGHYARVVEEDGEFKLLRGVDRNKDQTYFLNALNQRQLSKAMFPIGGYTKPEIRAIAEEAGLATAKKKDSTGVCFIGEKNFKEFLSGYLPARGGEIRTFDGEVKGRHDGLMYYTLGQRQGLGIGGSGTGEPWFVADKDLERNILYVVQGESDPRLYSHRLEATGVSWVAGRPPADGTFSVAAKFRYRQPDQAVRVTMTGADACVVEFETPQKAITPGQAVVFYDGETCLGGGTIDRVLKDSGESLLMGAGLKNV from the coding sequence ATGACTTCAAATAAGAAATCCCCTTCCGAAACCCGCGTCGTCGTCGGCATGTCCGGCGGCGTGGACAGCTCCGTGACGGCGTTGCTGCTGAAGCGGCAAGGGTACGACGTCATCGGCATCTTCATGAAAAACTGGGACGACACCGACGAATTAGGCGTCTGCACCGCCGAAGAGGACGCGGAAGACGTGCGTCGCGTCTGCGCGCAAATCGGCATCCCGTCATACACGGTCAACTTCGAGAGGGAATATTACGATAAAGTGTTTCAATATTTTCTGGACGAGTACCGGGCCGGCCGCACGCCGAATCCCGACGTCATGTGCAACCGCGAAATCAAGTTCGGCGAATTTCTGTCGAAGGCGATCGAGCTCGGCGCCGACTACGTCGCGACCGGACATTACGCGCGCGTCGTCGAAGAAGACGGCGAGTTCAAGCTGCTTCGCGGCGTCGACCGAAACAAGGACCAAACGTATTTCTTGAACGCGCTGAACCAACGCCAGCTGTCCAAGGCGATGTTCCCGATCGGCGGCTATACGAAGCCGGAAATTCGCGCCATCGCGGAAGAAGCGGGCCTCGCCACGGCCAAGAAGAAGGACAGCACCGGCGTCTGCTTCATCGGCGAGAAGAACTTCAAGGAGTTCCTGAGCGGCTATTTGCCTGCGCGCGGCGGCGAAATCCGCACGTTCGACGGCGAAGTGAAGGGCCGGCACGACGGCCTTATGTATTACACGCTAGGCCAACGCCAAGGGCTCGGCATCGGCGGCAGCGGCACGGGCGAGCCGTGGTTCGTCGCGGACAAGGATCTGGAGCGCAACATCCTGTACGTGGTGCAAGGCGAGTCGGATCCGCGGCTGTATTCGCATCGTCTCGAAGCGACGGGCGTCAGCTGGGTCGCGGGGCGTCCTCCGGCGGACGGAACGTTCTCCGTCGCCGCGAAGTTCCGCTACCGCCAGCCGGATCAGGCGGTGCGCGTGACGATGACCGGCGCGGACGCCTGCGTCGTCGAGTTCGAGACGCCGCAGAAGGCGATAACGCCGGGCCAGGCGGTCGTGTTCTACGACGGCGAGACATGCCTCGGCGGCGGCACGATCGACCGCGTGCTGAAGGATAGCGGCGAGTCGCTGCTCATGGGCGCGGGGCTGAAGAACGTATGA
- a CDS encoding DNA-3-methyladenine glycosylase family protein yields MTDVLTASETPVRIPIPIVPPYDAKLLFERYEQVGNRARLVRLEPERMRFARAIRAGGGALAVAVEFGGDAEAPTADAVLPAGTPPAAAAEAARAVAHMIGANVDLAACYAALGGDARFASLFERLRGSKLLLDPDPFECMMKTIITQQLNLSFAGTLIERLAVLAGETLEHEGKPLLVFPDAEAVARLSYDELRALSFSQRKAEYVIDTARAVVDGRIDWSRVERMSDDEAMRDLTQLRGIGRWSVECLLIFAYGRADLLPAADIGLRNAVRNVYGLDAQPSAADIDAIGAAWAPWRTYATYYLWESLRLK; encoded by the coding sequence ATGACGGATGTTCTTACCGCCTCGGAGACGCCGGTACGCATTCCGATCCCGATCGTGCCGCCCTACGACGCGAAGCTGCTCTTCGAGCGGTACGAGCAGGTCGGCAACCGCGCCCGGCTCGTCCGCCTCGAGCCGGAGCGGATGCGCTTCGCCCGCGCGATTCGCGCCGGCGGCGGGGCGCTTGCGGTCGCCGTCGAATTCGGCGGCGACGCGGAGGCGCCGACCGCCGACGCCGTGCTGCCGGCGGGCACGCCGCCGGCAGCCGCCGCGGAAGCGGCGCGCGCGGTCGCGCATATGATCGGCGCTAACGTCGATCTCGCCGCGTGCTACGCGGCGCTCGGCGGCGACGCCCGCTTCGCTTCGCTGTTCGAGCGGCTGCGCGGCTCGAAGCTGCTGCTCGATCCCGACCCGTTCGAATGCATGATGAAGACGATTATCACGCAGCAGCTGAACCTGTCGTTCGCGGGCACCTTGATCGAACGGCTGGCCGTGCTCGCCGGCGAGACGCTCGAGCATGAGGGGAAGCCGCTGCTCGTGTTCCCCGACGCGGAGGCGGTCGCGCGGCTGTCGTACGACGAGCTGCGCGCGCTGTCGTTCTCGCAGCGCAAAGCCGAGTACGTCATCGATACGGCGCGCGCCGTCGTCGACGGACGGATCGATTGGTCCCGCGTGGAACGGATGAGCGACGACGAAGCGATGCGCGACCTGACGCAGCTGCGCGGCATCGGTCGTTGGAGCGTCGAATGTCTGCTCATCTTCGCGTACGGGCGGGCCGATCTGCTGCCCGCCGCCGACATCGGCCTGCGCAACGCCGTCCGCAACGTCTACGGCCTCGACGCGCAGCCGTCCGCGGCGGACATCGACGCGATCGGCGCGGCCTGGGCGCCGTGGCGCACCTACGCGACTTATTATTTGTGGGAGTCGCTTCGACTCAAATAA
- a CDS encoding RCC1 domain-containing protein, which translates to MVVRPKLARSAARAAAFAVAMTLAFGAHASAAVQEKKAEEPKPIPPYVISAEDSHNIAYDEKGQVWYWGGLVDLVEGQIKFQDNRPKIMQGLKDVASVTAGHSTDIIVKKDGSVWEWGRKFTYTDGSNGFSQLIEPKRIDGLERIVKAFPSSGVFGAIDEDGSVWVWHTLPSPTKPMKLETRKAKEISFSGGTAYILATDGTVWQWKAYFGGGWGSLPQANASANTTRVEGVSKVVALSRSSVGSNHIFAIKEDGSVYGWGNNGSGNLGLENTREVSKPQLIPNLTNVAAIETASYKTLIVKTDGTVWRLGMEIGANPDLERNAYEPEQIEGLTDVVSVALGDFHAIAATSAGEIWTWGFVGDFGLNHKEVPVLLTLPKK; encoded by the coding sequence ATGGTCGTTAGACCCAAGCTCGCGAGGTCGGCCGCAAGAGCCGCCGCGTTCGCGGTTGCCATGACGCTGGCGTTCGGCGCGCATGCCTCCGCAGCCGTGCAGGAGAAAAAAGCGGAGGAGCCGAAACCTATCCCGCCCTACGTCATTTCCGCAGAGGACAGTCATAATATCGCTTACGACGAGAAAGGGCAAGTGTGGTACTGGGGAGGCCTTGTCGATCTCGTCGAAGGGCAGATCAAATTTCAAGACAATCGGCCGAAGATAATGCAAGGCTTGAAGGACGTCGCATCCGTAACTGCCGGTCACTCGACGGATATAATCGTCAAGAAGGACGGCAGCGTTTGGGAATGGGGCAGGAAATTCACCTATACCGATGGAAGCAACGGCTTCTCCCAGTTGATCGAGCCTAAACGGATCGACGGTTTGGAGCGCATCGTGAAAGCATTTCCCTCGAGCGGGGTATTCGGGGCGATCGACGAAGACGGTTCCGTATGGGTATGGCATACCTTGCCCTCGCCTACGAAGCCGATGAAGTTGGAAACCCGGAAGGCGAAGGAAATCTCGTTCAGCGGAGGAACGGCGTATATTTTGGCGACCGACGGCACCGTGTGGCAGTGGAAGGCGTACTTCGGCGGAGGCTGGGGCTCGTTGCCTCAGGCGAACGCGAGCGCGAATACGACCCGGGTCGAAGGCGTGAGCAAGGTTGTCGCGTTGTCGCGGTCTTCGGTCGGAAGCAATCATATATTCGCAATCAAGGAAGACGGCTCCGTCTACGGATGGGGCAATAATGGCTCGGGAAATCTTGGGCTGGAAAATACCCGCGAGGTATCCAAGCCGCAGCTCATTCCGAACTTGACAAACGTCGCGGCGATCGAAACGGCTTCATACAAAACGCTTATCGTCAAGACGGACGGCACCGTATGGAGACTCGGCATGGAAATCGGAGCGAATCCCGATCTGGAGCGCAACGCGTACGAGCCGGAGCAGATCGAGGGGCTGACCGACGTCGTATCCGTCGCGCTCGGCGACTTCCATGCGATCGCCGCGACTTCGGCCGGCGAGATCTGGACGTGGGGGTTCGTCGGCGATTTCGGCCTCAACCACAAGGAAGTTCCGGTGCTACTAACGCTGCCGAAAAAGTAA
- the cymR gene encoding cysteine metabolism transcriptional regulator CymR, with protein MKISTKGRYGLTIMMELAVRYGEGPTSLKSIAEKHGLSEHYLEQLVAPLRNAGLVKSVRGAYGGYVLSEPPEDVTAGRVIRLLEGPISPVDFTEEDDPAKRDLWIRIRDSIASVLDSTTLAGLISYKDDEGQAAPSYMFYI; from the coding sequence TTGAAAATATCGACGAAAGGCCGCTACGGTCTTACGATCATGATGGAATTGGCGGTTCGATACGGCGAGGGGCCGACCTCGCTGAAGTCGATCGCCGAGAAGCACGGCTTGTCCGAACATTATTTGGAGCAGCTCGTCGCGCCGCTGCGCAACGCGGGTCTCGTGAAGAGCGTCCGCGGCGCCTACGGCGGCTACGTCTTGTCCGAGCCGCCGGAGGACGTGACCGCGGGCCGCGTCATTCGGCTGCTCGAAGGACCGATCTCGCCTGTGGATTTCACGGAAGAAGACGATCCCGCGAAGCGCGACCTGTGGATTCGCATTCGCGATTCGATCGCTTCGGTGCTCGATTCGACGACGCTGGCGGGCCTCATCTCCTACAAGGACGATGAAGGACAAGCCGCTCCGAGCTACATGTTCTATATTTAG